The Spirochaetia bacterium 38H-sp genome has a segment encoding these proteins:
- the secG gene encoding preprotein translocase subunit SecG, translated as MAILGIFFIVLLVISALLLILIVLVQDEQGEGLGGIFGGGSASQVFGVQSENVLTKTTRVLALIFFLSVIGIAWVYSSGSTDITSDSVINTATQEQLKENPSWWEEENTSSDNSQGQDTAADTEQPAASTDKVE; from the coding sequence ATGGCGATTCTGGGAATATTTTTTATCGTACTTCTTGTTATTAGTGCTTTGCTTCTTATTCTTATTGTGCTTGTCCAGGATGAGCAGGGCGAGGGACTTGGAGGTATCTTTGGTGGTGGTTCTGCTTCTCAGGTTTTTGGCGTACAGTCTGAGAACGTACTTACAAAGACTACCAGGGTACTTGCTCTGATATTCTTTCTGAGTGTAATAGGCATAGCCTGGGTGTATAGTTCTGGTAGCACTGATATTACTTCTGATTCTGTTATCAATACTGCTACACAAGAGCAGCTTAAGGAAAATCCTTCTTGGTGGGAGGAAGAAAATACCAGCTCCGATAATTCCCAGGGTCAGGATACTGCGGCAGATACGGAGCAGCCTGCTGCCTCAACCGACAAGGTGGAGTAG
- the tpiA gene encoding triose-phosphate isomerase has protein sequence MKRQAFIAGNWKMHKTTGEAVALASGLVDNLRGVNHKIMIAPPFTALQAVSEVVKGSNILLGAQNMASVREGAHTGEVSVLMLKDLGVSVVILGHSERRLIYGESDKLINEKVKLALEEGLEVILCVGETLEQREAGKENAVVEEQLRAGLAGITEEQLRNITIAYEPVWAIGTGKTASPQDADNMHAHIRKVVAELYSQTAADSLIIQYGGSVKPSNVKDLMAMENIDGALVGGASLSVENFVPIVTFDK, from the coding sequence GTGAAGAGACAGGCTTTTATCGCTGGAAACTGGAAGATGCATAAGACAACAGGTGAGGCTGTTGCTCTTGCTTCCGGTCTTGTTGATAATCTAAGGGGTGTTAATCATAAGATTATGATAGCTCCTCCCTTTACTGCTTTGCAGGCAGTAAGCGAGGTTGTAAAGGGGAGTAATATCCTTCTTGGAGCTCAGAATATGGCCTCTGTAAGAGAGGGAGCACACACAGGCGAGGTGTCTGTGCTTATGCTCAAGGACTTGGGCGTATCGGTTGTCATACTTGGACATTCTGAGCGCAGACTTATATACGGGGAATCAGATAAGCTTATAAATGAGAAAGTAAAACTTGCTCTGGAAGAAGGTCTTGAGGTTATACTCTGTGTAGGTGAGACTCTTGAACAGAGAGAAGCAGGTAAGGAAAACGCTGTGGTAGAAGAGCAGCTTAGAGCAGGTCTTGCAGGTATAACAGAAGAGCAGCTCAGAAACATAACAATAGCTTATGAGCCTGTGTGGGCTATAGGTACAGGAAAGACTGCAAGTCCTCAAGATGCAGATAATATGCATGCTCATATAAGAAAGGTTGTTGCAGAGCTCTACAGCCAGACTGCTGCTGATTCTCTTATAATTCAGTATGGTGGTTCTGTGAAACCCTCCAATGTAAAAGACCTTATGGCAATGGAAAATATAGACGGAGCTCTCGTAGGAGGTGCTTCCCTTTCTGTAGAGAACTTTGTTCCTATTGTTACCTTTGATAAGTAG
- a CDS encoding aldo/keto reductase yields MRYRKLGNTGINVSEIGMGLWAAGGDAWGPTDDRDVLSAIDYALDNGITFFDTADVYGNGHSEELLGQAMHGRRDRFIVATKIGWRDFDGEKGSTSYTTVEKLIEGVESNLKRLKTDYIDVIQSHINFRDPTMEIFLEGFLRLREQGKVRAYGVSTSDFEYLKAFNHDGQTNTLQIDYSILNRTSEKDILPYCLQNNIGVIIRGALAMGILTGKYTKDTRFPDGDFRQRWHDNPDEYKIFLDDLDKVKRLKNLETSERGLAQLALGFVLANPAVSTVIPGIKNVKQAESNIKAANLPPLSQEELAKIDAIVPPGGGRKIWPA; encoded by the coding sequence ATGAGGTATAGAAAGCTTGGTAATACCGGTATAAATGTAAGCGAGATTGGTATGGGTTTGTGGGCTGCCGGAGGGGATGCATGGGGACCTACTGATGACAGGGATGTTCTTTCTGCAATAGACTATGCGCTGGATAATGGAATAACTTTTTTTGATACGGCAGATGTATATGGAAATGGCCACAGCGAAGAGCTTTTGGGTCAAGCGATGCATGGCCGCAGAGATAGGTTTATAGTTGCAACAAAGATTGGCTGGCGCGATTTTGATGGAGAAAAGGGCAGCACATCTTATACCACGGTAGAAAAGCTTATTGAGGGGGTTGAGAGTAACCTCAAAAGGTTAAAGACAGATTATATTGATGTAATACAAAGTCATATAAACTTTAGGGATCCTACAATGGAGATATTTCTGGAGGGTTTCTTAAGACTCAGGGAACAGGGTAAGGTGAGAGCCTACGGCGTGAGCACTAGCGATTTTGAATACCTTAAGGCGTTTAACCACGATGGTCAGACAAATACTCTGCAAATAGATTACAGTATATTAAACAGGACAAGTGAGAAGGATATTCTGCCATATTGTCTGCAAAATAATATTGGTGTAATAATTAGAGGAGCTCTTGCTATGGGGATTCTTACTGGTAAATATACCAAGGACACAAGGTTCCCTGATGGCGATTTCAGGCAGCGCTGGCATGATAATCCAGATGAGTATAAGATTTTCTTGGATGATCTGGATAAGGTAAAAAGGCTTAAAAACCTGGAAACATCAGAGAGAGGGCTTGCTCAGCTAGCACTTGGATTTGTGCTGGCCAATCCAGCCGTGTCTACGGTTATTCCTGGTATCAAGAATGTAAAGCAAGCAGAATCCAATATCAAAGCGGCAAACCTTCCGCCTCTTTCACAGGAAGAACTTGCAAAGATAGATGCTATTGTTCCTCCTGGTGGCGGCAGAAAAATCTGGCCAGCATAA
- a CDS encoding ribonuclease HII, which translates to MDMEICGIDEAGRGPLAGPVTAASVILPKGFVHPLLRDSKKLSASQRKKMYSVIKDSAIAVGTGWVWPDEIDRINIHRASLLAMQRAYKNMCHKAGLCEKEIMVLVDGKWIPEGIDNCTAVIKGDSLHPPIMAASIVAKYLRDIWMEGYSLLCPNYGFEKHKGYPTQSHREAIVRYGRSPIHRHSFAGPASPSP; encoded by the coding sequence ATGGACATGGAGATATGCGGCATAGACGAAGCAGGACGCGGACCTCTTGCAGGGCCGGTTACCGCAGCAAGTGTAATACTTCCCAAAGGCTTTGTTCATCCTCTTCTGCGAGACTCAAAAAAACTGAGCGCATCACAGAGAAAAAAGATGTACTCTGTCATAAAGGACTCTGCAATTGCTGTAGGGACAGGCTGGGTATGGCCGGATGAGATAGACAGGATAAACATACACAGGGCAAGCCTTCTTGCTATGCAAAGGGCTTATAAAAACATGTGCCACAAAGCAGGGCTCTGCGAAAAAGAAATTATGGTACTTGTAGATGGCAAGTGGATACCGGAGGGGATAGATAATTGCACAGCAGTTATAAAAGGAGACAGTCTGCATCCGCCCATAATGGCAGCCTCAATAGTTGCAAAATACCTGAGGGATATCTGGATGGAAGGATACAGCCTGCTCTGTCCCAACTATGGCTTTGAAAAACACAAAGGATATCCTACCCAATCACACAGAGAAGCTATTGTTAGATATGGAAGGAGCCCAATTCATCGCCATTCTTTTGCTGGTCCAGCTTCTCCATCTCCTTGA
- a CDS encoding DUF3276 family protein — MGSRGEIFSSKVFAGKRTYFFNVKENRYGDLFLALVESRKDVSGEGFERDQIVVYREDLYRFVNGLKEALKEMEKLDQQKNGDELGSFHI; from the coding sequence ATGGGGAGTCGAGGAGAAATTTTTTCTTCTAAGGTTTTTGCCGGAAAGAGGACGTACTTTTTTAATGTAAAAGAGAACAGGTATGGCGATCTTTTTCTTGCTCTTGTAGAAAGCAGAAAAGATGTAAGCGGTGAAGGCTTTGAGAGAGATCAGATTGTGGTATATAGAGAAGACCTTTACAGGTTTGTCAACGGTCTTAAGGAAGCTCTCAAGGAGATGGAGAAGCTGGACCAGCAAAAGAATGGCGATGAATTGGGCTCCTTCCATATCTAA
- the gap gene encoding type I glyceraldehyde-3-phosphate dehydrogenase: protein MKIAINGFGRIGRNVFKIALEKGVEVIAINDLTNTKTLAHLLKYDSTQGKFPGEVSYDDEHLIVNGKKYRVTAERNPKQIPWGESPDVVIESTGVFRSKESPKGGFGDHLVNEKYPAKKVILTVPAKDGIDKTIVLGVNDDDLKPEDNCVSNASCTTNCLAPVVKVLNDKFGVKSGFMTTVHAYTNDQIILDGPHSDLRRARSCAVSIIPTSTGAAKAIGLVLPELKGKLDGVAMRVPVPTGSIVDLVAELEKPATVEEINAAMKAASEGELKGILAYTEDPIVSVDIIHNPHSSIFDAQSTMVLDGNKVKVFSWYDNEWGYSNRVVDLVKKLEKYC from the coding sequence ATGAAAATTGCCATCAATGGCTTTGGTAGAATTGGGCGTAATGTGTTTAAGATTGCTCTTGAGAAGGGCGTTGAGGTTATTGCTATAAACGACCTTACCAACACAAAGACTCTTGCACATCTGCTCAAGTATGATTCCACTCAGGGTAAGTTTCCCGGAGAGGTTTCTTATGATGATGAGCATCTTATCGTAAATGGTAAGAAGTATCGCGTAACTGCAGAAAGGAATCCAAAGCAGATTCCTTGGGGTGAGTCTCCCGATGTGGTTATCGAGTCCACAGGTGTTTTCCGCTCTAAGGAAAGCCCCAAGGGTGGTTTTGGAGATCATCTTGTCAATGAGAAGTATCCTGCAAAGAAGGTTATTCTTACTGTTCCCGCTAAGGACGGTATAGATAAGACTATCGTTCTTGGTGTTAATGATGATGATCTTAAGCCAGAGGATAACTGTGTTTCTAATGCTTCTTGTACAACCAACTGTCTTGCTCCTGTTGTCAAGGTGCTTAATGATAAGTTTGGTGTCAAATCTGGTTTTATGACCACAGTGCATGCTTATACTAACGACCAGATTATTCTCGACGGTCCTCACAGTGACCTCAGAAGAGCTCGCTCCTGTGCTGTTTCTATTATTCCTACTTCCACGGGTGCTGCTAAGGCCATAGGCCTTGTTCTTCCTGAGCTCAAGGGCAAGCTTGACGGTGTTGCAATGCGTGTTCCTGTTCCTACAGGTTCTATTGTTGACCTCGTTGCAGAGCTTGAGAAGCCTGCCACTGTTGAGGAAATCAATGCTGCTATGAAGGCTGCTTCTGAAGGTGAGCTTAAGGGTATCCTTGCTTACACAGAGGATCCTATTGTTTCTGTGGATATCATCCACAATCCTCATTCTTCTATCTTTGATGCTCAGAGCACAATGGTGCTTGACGGCAACAAGGTTAAGGTTTTCTCCTGGTATGACAACGAGTGGGGTTATTCAAACCGCGTTGTTGACCTTGTGAAGAAGCTCGAAAAATACTGCTAA
- a CDS encoding S1C family serine protease: MSCLRNCIGKVIIINAMLLIFFVSCNTPMPEEYKHGIDIRNLKKEQIEKLLNDGENEIVLSLSNSLKSSPSDFHELTSSFLNEVETKALVSLKLEYKKSIENKIDYDRALSIAQTFYAYNDSFDTLKEVYNLISDSQGLSPYVMASYYKHLYDFCSHAMREDEFLSDRDIKDRIIALQKKYPELKMYIEDLFPLDFVLIDGDKKDIPVSPDVLSSNVPIIWVENGLTVSNGMYVPDIRIGSGFFIDRKGYILTNYHVIAPVVDPKNEGISHLYIKMPNDETHKIPAKVVGYDSLMDIALLKTEYIPGYVFSISPRDSIEQGETVYAIGSPGGLSSTITKGIISALNRRFLELGDLIQLDAPVNPGNSGGPVIDDAGGVIGIVDAGIETFEGINFFIPSYWFPYVLPRLYKGGEVIHPWLGLDLYESGMEVSVKSVLPGSTAELAGIKKGDIIQAVNGIEIDSIKSLQKALFIIEPNTLVRIIVRRGSEVLVSYVVTGKRDNDYLKSRAKSFSFEQICSVFLGMDVEKTSNNTYVVSHIYGGGLADNSSFSVNDSFTLKTLKITNGSIRIIIVAKRIKDGYMETYLGLDVPLSSTDIL, from the coding sequence ATGAGCTGCTTAAGGAATTGTATAGGTAAAGTTATAATTATCAATGCAATGCTACTTATTTTTTTTGTATCCTGTAATACGCCCATGCCAGAAGAATATAAGCATGGTATTGATATACGTAATTTAAAAAAAGAACAAATAGAGAAACTATTGAATGACGGAGAAAATGAGATAGTACTTTCTCTTTCGAATTCTCTTAAATCATCACCTTCTGACTTTCATGAACTTACTTCCTCTTTTCTGAATGAAGTAGAAACCAAAGCTCTGGTTTCTCTAAAACTTGAGTATAAAAAAAGCATAGAAAACAAAATTGACTATGATAGAGCTCTTAGTATTGCTCAAACTTTTTATGCCTATAATGACAGCTTTGATACCTTAAAAGAAGTTTATAATCTTATCTCTGATTCTCAAGGACTTTCTCCATATGTTATGGCTTCTTATTATAAGCACCTTTATGATTTTTGTTCTCATGCCATGCGAGAAGATGAGTTTCTGTCTGATAGAGATATTAAAGACCGGATTATAGCCTTACAAAAAAAATATCCCGAGCTAAAAATGTATATAGAGGATTTATTCCCTTTAGATTTTGTTCTTATAGATGGAGATAAAAAAGATATACCAGTTAGTCCTGATGTTCTTTCATCCAATGTTCCTATCATATGGGTAGAAAACGGGCTTACTGTGTCCAATGGTATGTATGTGCCTGATATAAGAATAGGAAGCGGATTTTTTATTGACAGAAAAGGATATATTCTAACCAACTACCATGTGATAGCACCCGTTGTTGATCCCAAAAACGAAGGAATAAGCCATCTATATATAAAGATGCCAAATGATGAAACACATAAAATACCGGCTAAGGTCGTGGGATACGACAGCCTTATGGATATTGCATTATTAAAGACAGAATATATTCCTGGCTATGTTTTTAGTATTTCTCCTAGAGATAGTATCGAGCAGGGTGAGACTGTCTATGCAATTGGTTCTCCTGGGGGATTATCGAGTACTATTACTAAGGGTATTATATCGGCTTTAAACAGAAGGTTTCTTGAGCTCGGGGATCTTATACAGCTTGATGCTCCTGTAAATCCAGGAAACTCAGGTGGGCCTGTTATTGATGATGCTGGAGGTGTTATAGGTATTGTTGATGCTGGTATAGAAACTTTTGAAGGTATAAATTTTTTTATCCCTTCTTATTGGTTTCCTTATGTATTACCTCGTTTGTACAAAGGCGGGGAGGTGATACATCCCTGGCTTGGCTTGGATTTATATGAATCAGGCATGGAGGTATCTGTAAAATCCGTTTTGCCAGGCAGCACTGCAGAACTGGCAGGTATAAAGAAAGGTGATATTATACAGGCTGTTAACGGTATTGAAATTGATAGTATAAAAAGTCTACAAAAAGCACTTTTTATTATAGAACCCAATACACTTGTTAGGATTATAGTAAGAAGAGGTAGTGAAGTTCTTGTCTCTTATGTTGTTACAGGTAAAAGAGATAATGATTATCTCAAATCCAGGGCTAAGTCTTTTTCTTTTGAACAGATTTGTTCTGTTTTCCTGGGAATGGATGTTGAGAAAACTTCTAACAATACTTATGTAGTAAGTCATATATACGGAGGAGGACTTGCGGATAATTCTTCTTTTTCTGTTAATGATTCTTTCACTCTTAAAACCCTAAAAATAACTAACGGCTCAATAAGAATTATCATAGTTGCAAAGCGTATAAAGGACGGATATATGGAAACATATCTGGGGCTTGATGTTCCGCTCTCTTCCACGGATATCTTGTAA
- a CDS encoding phosphoglycerate kinase — MALKTVKDFDLKGKRVLVRVDFNVPLKDGVITDDTRIRAALPTLNYILEQDAALVIMSHLGRPKGEKKPEFSLAPVSKRLEELLGKKVIMASDCIGPEVEKLASELKPGEVLLLENVRYYKEETKNDPDFAKKLASLGDVYVNDAFGTAHRAHASTEGVAHHLPAAAGFLIEKEVSFFSKVLEAPEKPFVAVIGGAKVSTKIAVLESLLSRCTCMVIGGGMAYTFLKVQGHTIGNSLLEEDFLDTASSFLKKAEELGVEVILPVDHVVASEFSENAAPEYVDSADIPEGKIGLDVGKKTVEKVCARISEAKTVVWNGPMGVFEFPAFAEGTKKVAEAIANCPGTTVVGGGDSVAAANAFGVADKMSHVSTGGGASLEFLEGKALPGIEVLKN; from the coding sequence ATGGCACTCAAGACTGTTAAAGATTTTGATTTAAAGGGTAAACGTGTTCTTGTTAGAGTTGATTTTAATGTTCCTCTCAAGGATGGTGTTATTACCGATGACACAAGAATCAGGGCTGCGCTCCCCACTCTCAACTATATTCTTGAGCAGGATGCTGCACTTGTTATTATGAGCCACCTTGGAAGGCCCAAGGGAGAAAAAAAACCTGAGTTTAGTCTAGCTCCTGTTTCCAAGAGACTGGAAGAGCTTCTTGGTAAAAAGGTTATCATGGCCTCAGATTGTATAGGTCCTGAGGTTGAGAAGCTTGCTTCTGAGCTTAAGCCGGGTGAGGTTCTTCTTCTGGAAAATGTCAGATACTATAAAGAAGAGACCAAGAATGATCCCGACTTTGCTAAGAAACTTGCTTCCCTCGGTGATGTGTATGTCAATGATGCCTTTGGTACTGCACACAGAGCTCATGCTTCTACAGAGGGTGTTGCTCATCATCTCCCGGCTGCTGCTGGTTTTCTCATAGAGAAAGAGGTTTCTTTCTTCTCCAAGGTACTGGAAGCTCCAGAAAAGCCTTTTGTAGCTGTTATAGGCGGAGCAAAGGTTTCTACCAAGATTGCTGTTCTTGAGTCTCTGCTTTCCCGCTGTACCTGCATGGTAATAGGAGGCGGTATGGCTTATACCTTTCTCAAGGTGCAGGGACACACTATAGGTAATTCTCTTCTTGAAGAAGATTTTCTTGATACTGCAAGCTCTTTCCTCAAGAAGGCTGAGGAACTTGGGGTTGAGGTTATTTTGCCAGTAGACCATGTAGTGGCATCCGAGTTTTCCGAAAATGCAGCTCCAGAGTATGTGGATTCTGCTGATATACCTGAGGGTAAGATTGGCCTTGATGTAGGTAAGAAAACAGTAGAAAAGGTTTGTGCACGTATTTCTGAGGCAAAAACTGTTGTATGGAACGGACCCATGGGAGTTTTTGAGTTCCCTGCTTTTGCAGAAGGTACAAAGAAGGTTGCTGAGGCTATTGCCAATTGTCCGGGAACAACTGTTGTTGGAGGTGGTGATTCTGTTGCTGCAGCCAATGCTTTTGGCGTGGCCGACAAAATGAGCCATGTTTCTACTGGTGGTGGTGCTTCGCTTGAATTTCTGGAGGGGAAAGCTCTCCCCGGAATAGAGGTGTTGAAGAATTGA
- a CDS encoding Smr/MutS family protein, with protein MDGYAVESLEFFRVVDEVVSYAMSSEGAERLRGQGFFYSEDEIADELELVSEWRFLMEQGLPVSGAFPDIGEVLEAAQKPGMVLSLDDLCAVMLFFKEISRLRSVLVSAEAVERLRALAGSVYDFSFEYEFFSRYLEFPPAVREDALPELAEIRQSMRRISAEIERIASSYLKNPSLEGAFNSLVPTQREGRTVLAVVSSRRSLVKGIVHEVSDSGATCFIEPFEIVEQNNLLVSEQNRYKEVVNKLFAELTERLRAVLPELNDARDVLGRLDAAYAKARYGVVHDCVPASPGSRFAGKALRHPLLGSSCVPVDFEFDENSRICVLSGANAGGKTVFLKTLGLCVLMHQFGMEVPAGEGTVLPVCSSVHVALGDEQSLDNALSTFSAYAKRLAEILSACRGGELVLLDELGSGTDPQEGGALSVAVLEELRARGAFVLATTHVDYLKVYASSTPGVFNASVNFDERDFKPLFTITRGLPGMSYALVIARRMGVPDSVVCAAEGILAEGGSEFSALLRRVQERETELSELAKKLEEREKALAAIEMELAERLERVKERERVLRREGLVELRSFLAEVRREREALVKRLREAEKALNARAMQNGEYFSERKAGETDSGSYDSKKGDVGRDVSRGVYSAENDTLRFGRETGTAAVDSEDYAAFMGLAKRLEARLEKEEQALSAERLPSKTSDFSVGMRVIHRLTGRTGEIVGRDKKGWVVLFGSLKMVIPASDLRGAGESEKIKQESVKVLVEADMDSAVPQVLDVRGMRLEEALMEVSAYIERAAVAGLRELAIVHGTGAGVLQKGIGDFLRTNPIVESFDFARPEEGGFGKTLVHLKF; from the coding sequence ATGGATGGTTATGCGGTTGAGAGTCTTGAGTTTTTTAGGGTTGTAGATGAGGTTGTTTCTTATGCTATGAGTTCTGAGGGGGCGGAGAGGCTGAGGGGGCAGGGTTTTTTTTATTCTGAGGATGAGATTGCAGATGAGTTAGAGCTTGTTTCCGAGTGGCGCTTTCTTATGGAGCAGGGGCTTCCTGTGTCTGGGGCTTTTCCTGATATTGGAGAGGTTCTTGAGGCTGCTCAGAAGCCGGGGATGGTGCTTTCTCTGGATGATTTGTGTGCTGTGATGCTCTTTTTTAAGGAGATTTCCCGCCTGCGTTCTGTTCTTGTGTCTGCTGAGGCTGTTGAGCGTCTTAGGGCTCTTGCGGGTTCTGTTTATGATTTTTCTTTTGAGTATGAGTTTTTTTCGCGTTATCTTGAGTTTCCTCCTGCTGTAAGGGAGGATGCTTTGCCTGAGCTTGCGGAGATAAGGCAGAGTATGCGCAGGATTTCTGCGGAGATTGAGAGGATTGCTTCTTCTTATCTTAAGAATCCTTCTCTTGAGGGTGCTTTTAATTCTCTTGTGCCTACTCAGAGGGAGGGTCGTACTGTTCTTGCTGTTGTTTCTTCCAGGCGTTCTCTTGTAAAGGGGATTGTCCATGAGGTGTCTGACTCCGGGGCTACGTGTTTTATTGAGCCTTTTGAGATTGTAGAGCAGAATAATCTTCTTGTTTCTGAGCAGAATCGTTACAAAGAGGTTGTCAATAAGCTTTTTGCAGAGCTTACAGAGCGGTTGCGGGCTGTACTGCCCGAGCTTAATGATGCAAGGGATGTTTTGGGTCGTTTGGATGCTGCTTATGCAAAGGCTCGCTATGGTGTTGTACATGACTGCGTACCTGCTTCTCCTGGTTCTAGGTTTGCCGGGAAGGCTCTGAGGCATCCTCTTCTTGGTTCTTCCTGTGTTCCTGTTGATTTTGAGTTTGATGAGAATAGCCGGATATGTGTTTTATCCGGTGCCAATGCAGGTGGTAAGACTGTTTTTTTAAAGACTCTTGGCTTGTGTGTGCTTATGCATCAATTTGGTATGGAGGTTCCTGCTGGTGAGGGGACTGTTCTTCCTGTGTGTTCTTCTGTCCATGTTGCTCTGGGAGATGAGCAGTCTCTTGATAATGCTCTTTCTACTTTTTCTGCATATGCAAAGCGTCTTGCGGAGATTCTTTCTGCATGCAGGGGGGGGGAGCTTGTTTTGCTTGATGAGCTTGGTTCTGGTACTGATCCCCAGGAGGGGGGTGCGCTTTCTGTTGCGGTTCTTGAGGAACTGCGTGCGCGCGGTGCTTTTGTCCTTGCTACGACGCATGTCGATTATCTTAAGGTCTATGCATCATCTACTCCGGGAGTTTTTAATGCGAGTGTTAATTTTGATGAGAGGGATTTTAAGCCTCTTTTTACTATTACTCGCGGTCTTCCTGGTATGAGTTATGCGCTTGTGATTGCGCGTCGTATGGGGGTTCCTGATTCTGTTGTGTGTGCTGCAGAGGGGATTCTCGCGGAGGGTGGGAGCGAGTTTTCCGCTCTGTTGAGGCGTGTGCAGGAGCGTGAGACTGAGCTTTCTGAGCTTGCAAAAAAGCTTGAGGAAAGGGAAAAAGCTCTTGCCGCCATAGAGATGGAGCTTGCAGAGAGGCTGGAGCGGGTAAAAGAGCGTGAGCGGGTCTTGCGCAGAGAAGGGTTGGTTGAGCTTCGTTCTTTTCTTGCGGAGGTCAGAAGAGAGCGAGAGGCGCTTGTAAAAAGGTTGAGGGAAGCTGAGAAGGCTCTTAATGCAAGGGCGATGCAAAATGGGGAATATTTCTCTGAGAGAAAAGCAGGAGAGACAGATAGTGGCTCTTACGACAGCAAAAAAGGGGATGTTGGCAGAGATGTGTCCAGAGGTGTATATAGTGCGGAAAATGATACTCTCCGCTTTGGCAGAGAAACAGGTACAGCTGCTGTGGATTCTGAGGATTATGCTGCGTTTATGGGGCTTGCCAAGAGGCTAGAGGCGCGGCTTGAGAAGGAGGAGCAGGCGCTTTCTGCCGAAAGGCTTCCTTCTAAAACTTCTGATTTTTCTGTAGGTATGAGGGTTATCCATAGGCTTACTGGGAGGACGGGGGAGATTGTGGGACGCGATAAGAAGGGATGGGTTGTTTTGTTTGGCAGTCTCAAGATGGTTATTCCTGCTTCTGACTTGCGTGGTGCAGGGGAGAGTGAGAAGATAAAGCAGGAGTCTGTCAAGGTTCTTGTTGAGGCTGATATGGATTCTGCTGTGCCTCAGGTTTTGGATGTACGGGGGATGCGGCTAGAGGAGGCACTTATGGAAGTTTCTGCTTATATTGAGCGTGCAGCTGTTGCTGGGCTTAGGGAGCTTGCAATTGTGCATGGGACAGGTGCAGGAGTACTGCAGAAAGGCATTGGTGATTTCTTGCGTACCAACCCTATTGTGGAGAGTTTTGACTTTGCACGTCCGGAGGAGGGCGGTTTTGGCAAGACCCTTGTGCATCTCAAGTTCTAA
- a CDS encoding class II fructose-bisphosphate aldolase: MISYKDLGLVNTKELFKKAIAGKYAIPAYNFNNMEQLQAIIQACVETRSPVILQVSKGAREYANQTLLRYMAEGAVQYAKELGYEIPIVLHLDHGDSFETCKSCIDMGFSSVMIDGSHFPYEENIELTRRVVEYAHKYDVTVEGELGVLAGVEDEVVAEKTIYTRPEEVEDFVSRTGVDSLAIAIGTSHGANKFKPEQCERLPDGRLVPPPLRFDILEEIEKRIPGFPIVLHGSSSVPPQYVEIINKYGGALKDAVGIPEEQLRKAATSAVCKINIDSDGRLAMTAKIREILATKPAEFDPRKYLGPARAELKELYKHKIINVLGSDNKA; this comes from the coding sequence ATGATTTCTTATAAAGATTTGGGTCTTGTAAACACAAAAGAGCTGTTTAAAAAGGCCATTGCAGGAAAGTATGCAATACCGGCATACAACTTTAACAACATGGAGCAGCTCCAGGCAATAATACAGGCCTGTGTAGAAACCCGCTCCCCTGTGATACTTCAGGTATCAAAAGGCGCACGTGAGTACGCTAACCAAACACTTCTCCGATATATGGCAGAAGGTGCAGTACAATATGCCAAGGAACTCGGCTATGAGATTCCCATAGTACTCCACCTTGACCACGGAGACAGTTTTGAGACATGTAAGTCCTGCATAGACATGGGCTTCTCATCCGTTATGATTGACGGTTCTCACTTTCCTTATGAGGAAAACATAGAGCTCACAAGACGCGTAGTAGAATACGCACACAAGTACGATGTTACTGTAGAAGGAGAGCTCGGAGTACTCGCAGGCGTAGAGGATGAGGTTGTAGCAGAAAAAACAATCTACACACGCCCGGAAGAGGTAGAAGACTTTGTGTCCCGCACAGGAGTAGATTCCCTTGCAATTGCAATAGGAACATCTCACGGTGCCAATAAGTTTAAACCAGAACAGTGCGAGAGACTCCCTGACGGACGATTAGTACCTCCACCTCTCAGGTTTGATATCCTGGAAGAGATAGAAAAGAGAATCCCCGGATTCCCAATCGTTCTTCACGGTTCTTCCTCCGTACCCCCGCAGTACGTAGAGATAATAAACAAGTACGGCGGAGCTCTCAAGGATGCGGTAGGAATTCCCGAGGAACAGCTCAGAAAGGCAGCCACATCGGCAGTATGTAAAATCAATATAGACAGCGATGGCCGTCTTGCTATGACAGCAAAAATAAGAGAAATCCTTGCTACAAAGCCTGCAGAGTTTGATCCTCGCAAATACCTAGGACCTGCAAGAGCAGAGCTCAAGGAACTCTACAAGCACAAAATCATCAATGTGCTTGGTTCTGACAACAAGGCTTAA